A stretch of the Corylus avellana chromosome ca6, CavTom2PMs-1.0 genome encodes the following:
- the LOC132184862 gene encoding putative laccase-9, which yields MGNKNMGLILGFLGFLFLDWVSLSMAYDVHNYTFVLGNTNFERLCSSKSMLVVNGTFPGPNITVRKGDRAFVNVQNNGDYGVTIHWHGVKQPRNPWSDGPENITQCPIQPGKNFTQEVIFSNEEGTLWWHAHSDWSRATVHGAIIILPENGTTYPYDQQPDEEVVIVLGEWFLGDVKELIDNATATGGDPTPSDAYTINGQPGFPNNCSNETSYSLSVEFGKTYLLRIVNAVMNEEMFFGIAQHNITVVGQDGSYIKPISTNYIMITPGQTMDVLLTANQTPSYYYMAATPFFDSSAPFDSSNTSAILKYTGNYTVPSSPPYPSLPNVTDKDAADNFTTRVRSLASTEHPIDVPQEFDERIVITVSVNQLPCDQVSCDGPNGNRLAASLNNVSFVTPTIDILQAYYRNLSVYDDDFPGYPPFVFNYTGVSADTYLLPSQGTKVKMVDYGKKIEIVFQGTNIGNAENHPMHLHGFSFYLVGTGYGNFDNTTSPDGYNLSDPPEVNTIGVPKDGWAAIRFVADNPGVWFMHCHLERHASWGMDTVLIVRNGTTAETSMLPPPPNLPTCT from the exons ATGGGAAACAAGAATATGGGTTTGATCCTGGGATTCCTAGGGTTTTTGTTTCTGGATTGGGTGTCCCTTTCCATGGCTTATGATGTCCACAACTACACCTTTGTC CTGGGTAACACAAATTTCGAAAGGCTGTGTAGCAGCAAGAGTATGCTAGTAGTAAACGGCACGTTCCCTGGCCCAAATATTACTGTCCGTAAAGGTGATAGGGCATTTGTTAATGTCCAAAACAATGGAGATTATGGTGTCACTATTCATTG GCATGGGGTGAAGCAACCTAGAAATCCTTGGTCAGATGGTCCTGAGAACATCACACAATGCCCCATCCAACCAGGAAAAAACTTCACACAGGAAGTCATATTTTCTAACGAAGAGGGAACTCTATGGTGGCATGCTCATAGCGACTGGTCACGTGCCACAGTCCATGGCGCCATTATTATTTTACCTGAAAACGGAACCACTTATCCATATGATCAACAACCTGATGAAGAAGTAGTTATCGTACTTG GGGAATGGTTCTTGGGAGATGTGAAGGAATTAATTGATAATGCCACGGCAACTGGCGGTGATCCAACCCCTTCAGACGCCTACACCATCAATGGCCAACCAGGATTTCCAAATAATTGCTCCAATg AAACATCATACAGTCTATCAGTCGAATTCGGCAAGACATATCTTCTCCGTATAGTAAATGCAGTGATGAACGAGGAAATGTTCTTTGGAATCGCACAACACAACATCACAGTTGTCGGACAAGATGGTTCATACATAAAGCCCATCTCCACCAATTACATCATGATAACACCAGGACAAACAATGGATGTCTTGCTCACAGCAAACCAGACACCCAGTTATTATTACATGGCTGCCACTCCTTTCTTCGACTCCAGCGCCCCATTCGACAGTTCCAACACTTCAGCGATTCTCAAGTATACAGGCAATTATACAGTTCCATCCTCTCCTCCCTATCCTTCTCTTCCTAATGTCACCGACAAGGATGCTGCAGACAACTTCACAACTCGCGTAAGATCATTGGCAAGTACCGAGCACCCGATTGATGTTCCACAAGAATTTGATGAAAGAATTGTCATTACAGTTTCTGTTAATCAATTGCCTTGTGATCAAGTTTCGTGTGATGGCCCCAATGGTAATAGGCTAGCTGCTAGCTTAAACAACGTAAGCTTCGTGACCCCGACGATTGACATACTGCAGGCGTACTACAG GAATTTGTCGGTTTATGACGATGATTTTCCAGGTTAtcctccttttgtttttaactaCACAGGAGTTTCCGCTGACACATATCTACTTCCGAGCCAAGGAACAAAGGTGAAGATGGTAGATTAcggtaaaaaaattgaaatagttTTCCAAGGGACAAACATAGGGAATGCAGAAAACCATCCGATGCATCTTCATGGTTTTAGCTTCTACTTGGTCGGGACTGGTTATGGCAATTTCGACAACACCACCTCCCCGGATGGTTACAATTTGAGTGATCCCCCGGAGGTTAACACCATCGGAGTTCCTAAAGATGGTTGGGCTGCCATTAGATTTGTTGCCGATAATCCCG GGGTATGGTTTATGCACTGTCATTTGGAAAGGCACGCTAGCTGGGGTATGGACACTGTCCTCATTGTGAGGAATGGGACAACGGCAGAAACAAGCATGTTGCCACCTCCACCTAATTTGCCTACGTGTACCTAG